The Pyrenophora tritici-repentis strain M4 chromosome 8, whole genome shotgun sequence genome contains a region encoding:
- a CDS encoding major facilitator superfamily MFS-1, with the protein MAPTAISRVAGFLGITSLNATGRDAYIIISLRSLRMFTAGIPSLILALFFSSLKFPDGRIGVFMTLTLLGDVLLSLLLTLVADKLGRRRILFMGSVMMAGSGVAFALSENFWILLLAAVFGIISVTGADCGPFRAVEESILSGLTDDKTRSDVLAWYVTATTMAGAIGAEVAGRTVHALEKHSGNVTKAYHTLFWGYAAFGVLGSILCLCLSNRCEVAGEKHAEMNERGRGGHDEEEEEVLLEAMTPSTTDGFEEDRNNIGRQANPRVAPSAKKASYFSQISKPTRSIMFRLWILLAIDSLADGMTPYSLMNYYVEQKFHVPKTTLGDITSASQFLCAVGAIFAGPLAKRIGLINTMVFTHIPSSLASAFIPLPSGVGWTVGLLLFRAALNSMDQAPRAAFIAAVVKPEERTGVMGITGMLRTLAASAGPSITGFLSGHDNFWIAFLASGACRITYDLGLWVLFVNVKVNKDAGREDDVESLDDEALAGLVSDTDSDDESDGRKSKDSS; encoded by the coding sequence ATGGCTCCTACTGCGATCTCGCGAGTTGCTGGTTTTCTCGGAATTACATCCCTCAACGCAACAGGACGAGATGCTTATATCATCATATCGCTGCGTTCCCTACGCATGTTCACGGCCGGCATACCGAGTCTTATTCTagccctcttcttctcctcgcTGAAGTTTCCCGATGGGAGGATTGGAGTCTTCATGACTTTGACACTGCTTGGAGATGTCTTGCTTTCGTTGCTACTTACCCTTGTGGCGGACAAGCTTGGCCGGAGACGAATTTTATTCATGGGAAGTGTGATGATGGCTGGCTCAGGCGTCGCATTCGCGCTTTCAGAAAACTTCTGGATTCTGCTCCTCGCTGCCGTATTCGGCATTATATCTGTCACTGGTGCCGACTGCGGTCCATTCAGGGCTGTTGAAGAGAGCATACTAAGTGGATTGACGGATGACAAGACCCGAAGCGATGTATTGGCTTGGTATGTTACAGCGACAACAATGGCAGGAGCAATTGGAGCAGAGGTCGCCGGAAGAACGGTACATGCACTCGAGAAGCACAGCGGAAATGTGACCAAGGCATATCATACCTTGTTCTGGGGATACGCAGCCTTTGGTGTCCTCGGAAGCATTCTGTGCCTGTGTCTGAGCAACAGATGTGAAGTTGCCGGTGAAAAGCATGCAGAAATGAATGAACGAGGACGAGGTGGACatgacgaggaagaagaagaggtaCTTCTGGAAGCCATGACTCCCAGCACCACCGACGGGTTTGAGGAAGATCGCAACAATATAGGAAGACAGGCCAACCCGAGAGTCGCACCATCCGCGAAGAAAGCAAGTTACTTCAGTCAGATATCGAAGCCTACTCGATCGATCATGTTCAGGCTTTGGATTCTTCTGGCCATTGATAGCTTGGCAGATGGTATGACTCCTTACTCGCTAATGAACTACTACGTCGAGCAGAAGTTCCACGTCCCTAAGACGACACTCGGAGACATTACATCAGCCTCGCAATTCCTCTGCGCTGTCGGTGCAATCTTCGCCGGACCGCTGGCTAAACGTATCGGTCTCATCAATACGATGGTGTTCACACATATCCCATCCTCACTTGCTAGTGCTTTCATCCCGCTACCATCGGGTGTTGGCTGGACAGTGGGCCTACTATTATTTCGAGCTGCACTAAACAGTATGGATCAAGCCCCTCGTGCGGCCTTTATCGCTGCAGTCGTAAAGCCAGAGGAGCGCACAGGTGTCATGGGTATTACGGGTATGCTGCGTACGCTAGCGGCTAGCGCTGGACCATCAATCACCGGCTTCCTTTCTGGACACGACAACTTCTGGATTGCGTTCTTGGCAAGCGGCGCTTGCAGAATCACATATGACCTCGGACTGTGGGTGTTGTTCGTGAATGTCAAGGTTAACAAAGATGCTGGGAGAGAAGATGATGTTGAGAGTCTAGATGACGAGGCCCTGGCTGGATTGGTAAGCGATACGGATAGTGATGATGAGAGCGACGGAAGGAAGAGCAAGGATAGCTCTTAG
- a CDS encoding ARO8, Transcriptional regulator protein → MPPPSAVEVSATSDTSGVTLPNPLSAPVQSNEIHGRRKKTAVSQWGVAAPADTANFRLRSHDHKPKAKQWSHIMTKEASIRKGNSLKEAAKFLGTPGIISLGGGLPSSEYFPFEELSIKVPKIGHFSEAETKESGVIITAGKHDLAENKSTFDIATAFNYGQGAGSAQLLRFMTEHTELVHDPPYEDWKCTMTVGSTSATDMLLRMFTRPGEMILSEEYTFSAFVETARPMGVRVCSVPIDNEGLLPAEMNNILTNWDQTARRAPKPHLLYTVPTGQNPTGATQSAERRRALYKVCQKHDIHIIEDEPYYFLQMQPYTGPDAPAVPPPSSHADFIKTLVPSYLSMDTDGRVIRMDSFSKVIAPGSRVGWITAPAQVVERYAKYADVSTQNPSGISQLVLFKLLDEHWGHAGYLDWLIHIRMQYTARRDIILAACEKYLPREVMAWKPPMAGMFHWMQVDFRKHPAYPEKSIESIEESIFMRVIDHGALVMRGSWFYADNEEEHDTLFFRATYAAAPGEKIEEGIRRLGEAVREEFGLGV, encoded by the exons ATGCCACCACCGTCCGCGGTCGAAGTGTCAGCTACTTCAGACACTTCTGGAGTCACTCTCCCGAACCCGCTGAGTGCACCAGTGCAGAGCAACGAGATCCATggaagaagaaaaaagaCGGCTGTGTCACAATGGGGTGTGGCCGCGCCGGCGGATACAGCAAACTTTCGGCTCAGGTCCCATGATCACAAACCAAAGGCCAAGCAATGGAGTC ATATTATGACCAAGGAGGCTAGCATACGAAAGGGAAACTCACTCAAAGAAGCTGCCAAGTTTCTCGGGACACCAGGCATCATTTCTCTTGGCGGCGGTCTACCGTCCAGCGAGTACTTTCCTTTCGAAGAGCTTTCCATCAAAGTTCCCAAAATCGGGCACTTTTCAGAGGCCGAAACTAAGGAATCTGGTGTGATTATTACAGCCGGTAAACATGATCTCGCAGAGAACAAATCTACCTTCGATATCGCTACGGCGTTCAATTACGGACAGGGAGCTGGTTCTGCACAACTCTTACGGTTTATGACGGAGCATACAGAGCTGGTGCATGACCCACCGTATGAAGACTGGAAGTGTACAATGACGGTTGGAAGCACATCTGCCACAGATATGCTTCTACGCATGTTTACGCGGCCAGGCGAAATGATTCTATCTGAAGAGTATACCTTCTCCGCCTTTGTAGAAACCGCCCGACCTATGGGCGTACGCGTATGCAGTGTCCCGATCGACAATGAAGGTCTCCTTCCAGCAGAGATGAACAATATTCTCACAAACTGGGACCAAACCGCCAGACGCGCTCCAAAACCACATCTCCTCTACACTGTACCCACCGGCCAGAACCCCACAGGCGCAACGCAAAGTGCAGAGCGACGACGAGCCCTGTACAAAGTATGCCAAAAACACGACATCCACATCATAGAAGACGAGCCCTACTACTTCCTGCAAATGCAACCTTACACAGGCCCCGACGCCCCTGCCGTACCCCCGCCCTCTTCCCACGCCGATTTCATCAAAACCCTCGTCCCCAGCTACCTCTCCATGGACACAGACGGTCGCGTAATCCGCATGGACTCGTTCTCAAAAGTCATCGCGCCCGGCTCACGAGTCGGCTGGATCACAGCGCCCGCCCAAGTCGTCGAGCGCTACGCCAAATACGCAGACGTATCCACGCAGAACCCGTCTGGTATCTCGCAACTCGTCCTCTTCAAGCTCCTCGATGAACACTGGGGCCACGCCGGCTACCTCGACTGGCTCATCCACATCCGCATGCAATACACCGCGCGCCGCGACATCATCCTCGCTGCGTGCGAAAAGTACCTCCCGCGAGAGGTCATGGCGTGGAAACCGCCAATGGCCGGTATGTTCCATTGGATGCAAGTCGATTTCAGGAAACATCCTGCGTATCCTGAGAAGAGCATTGAGAGTATCGAGGAGAGTATTTTCATGCGCGTGATTGATCATGGTGCGTTGGTTATGCGGGGGAGCTGGTTTTATGCGGATAATGAGGAGGAGCATGATACGTTGTTCTTTAGGGCGACGTATGCGGCTGCGCCGGGGGAGAAGATTGAGGAGGGTATTAGGAGGTTGGGAGAAGCGGTTAGGGAGGAGTTTGGTTTGGGCGTTTAG